The DNA region ACCTAAGTCaaacattttaatatttttcaattgGAGCCTGttgatcgaaaaatatttttgatataaatGAGTTGAATCAAAAAAGTAAAGCGCGGATTGGATTTCGATTGTTTTATTGATCGAATAAGTTAAATAGAGTAGAAGACTTGATTCGAGAAATTGAGTAAGGTTTTCGAAAAAGCTGATCGAGTAGTTGTGGAAGTGAGAAAGTTCGTGGTTTCTATCACACGGGAAAAATATGGGGAATATCTACAATCACGCAGCGAAAACGGTTACCAAGAGTGATTGTATTTTAAAttcgtaattttttatttaattgtaattaattgtaatttaaTTAACCGTTATGTAAGATAGCCTATAAATACTGTGAGGTGTTAGGGAATAATGGTTGGAACTTTTACTCGGAAAAAACACTCTAGCACTCTCACATTCCAACGAATTCCTGAGATTGCAATCGAATTAtattttctgtagggttccttccatcttcttcattttcttaatttatCTTTATTGTAACTTTAACATTTCAATTAATCATATTTATCAAGTGTTCTTCACTTTATTTGTCTAATTTATCTTCCTGCATTTCGTTCTTTCTGTTAAAGTTCTTTAATTTATTCTAAGGTATTTTTATTGTTCTCTTTTAATCTTCATGCAAAAATTTTCTCTTTACcatttatctaattttcaaaactttaatTTCTAGGTCTCATTTATcaatttacaaatttattttgtttttttttttatttttaatacatgtCTAATCGGAGACGCTTTGATGCACTTCTAGAAAACTAGTACTCGCATAGAGGAGCAGGTTTCGCTCCTAgaccactagatatcgaaccaccatcgatttgctaaaaatcgacaaaacaaattggcacgcccggtGGGACAATTTTTAAATCGAAGTGTGTTAAATAAATTCTTTTCCAGTAATTTTAGTGTATGCGATTACGAAGTGGAAAGAtcattcacatggctgatgaattatcaaatgtgaatggtggttctTCCACCAATGATAGCATACCAGTATCCATGCAACAAGCCGACGTATCTTCACGTTCAAAAGGTATAATTGGAACTGAAAGTATAGCCGCTACGACTATACAAACTAGGAATGTTGGACATAATACTCGTCCACGTGGTCCTGTGCCACCATATCAACCTCCATTAACCGCTGGTTGGCCTCCTTATAGTCTTCCTCCTGGTTATACCCCACCGGTGGGTGGTTTTATGCCCCCTGTCCGTTTTGGGAATTTAAATGGAGTAAATAATGCTCAAAACTCACAACAACATTCTGAGTATTCTCGTGATTATCATGTGGGCTCCACTTCGAATGCCGCCAATTCGATGGCAGTATATCGATAGCAAGTGGAGGAAAGTCACCATGACTTGGTCAATTTATTGACTCAACAAATGACTACAATATTGAATCCcatgatggatgatgatgagtcaAGATTCGAGCGTCTCGCTAGACAAGTTGAGAGGATTGCTCGAATCGTTGATTATGATGAAGGTGAAAGGCAAAATGCCCGGGAAAATAATAAGGGGATggaaaacatttttcaaaatgaaaataatattccaAATCGAGAAAATCCTCGTGTGGTTCTCTGAGGTGAAAATGCTGATGATGTTTTAAATGGATTGCATGGTGATCGTTATCAAGTCACTAGGATTGTAGAAGAAGTACTGAATCGGGTTGGATTGAATGTTGGTTTTATGAATTAACCACATTGTGTCTGCTTTTTTCCCAAGTGGTTCAGATGGCTGAAGTGCCAAGAGgggtaaaaaattcaaaaataaccaCAAAATTTGCTGGAGAAGTCGGAGAATCAACTACTGAACATGTTGCTCGTTATTTGGTCGAGATCGGAAATTTAGCCAATGATGTGAATTTCATTCCTTCATCATTGACAAAGAATGCACTTACTTGGTTTTCGAATCTTAGACCAAATTTGATTACAACATGGAATCAGTTGGAAACTGCTTTTCACGCTCAGTTTTATCGAGGGGAAATGAATGTAGCAGTTACTGATCTAGTAGCTTTGAAACGTGAAGATGGTGAAACCATCGATGATTATTTAATACGTTTCAAAAATGCTAGAAGTAAGTGCTATGTAACATTACCTGAAAGTGAGATTGTGAAAATAGCGACAATGGGGTTAGAATTTTATATGCGCAGAAAGTTGCTTAATGTGCATACTCCTGATCTGGATCATTTGGCTGAGAAGGTTCGACAGACCGAACttatgaaaaaggagaaagaaaaatatagaaatgagCAAAGGTCGAAGAGTAAACCGAAGTCGATTTAGCTGAACTTAAGAAAGGTCCTCCATATGTTTGCTCTTTACTGAAAAAACTTCCTAATAgtgaaaagtcgaatgattcAAAACTTAAGAGTGTGAAAAAATATAGTTTTGGTATCTcgaaatctgatcagattttcgATGTGTTGCTTAAGGATAAATAATTAGTTTTACCTGAGGGTAGAACTTTACTTTCCATTAAAGATTTAAAGGGAAAGCCTTACTGTAAATTTCATCAAGCAACAAGTCATTCGACTAACAGTTGTGTCCGTTTCAGGGATTGGATTTAAGAAGCAATCATGGAAGGACGGTTGAAATTTGATGATGGCAAGAAGGAGATGAAGGTTGACGTTGATCCCTTCGAGGTTGATGCTAGTTATGTTGAACCCAACTTGCGGGTGAACATGGTTGGCATGTCTTATGATTTCGATGTGGCTCTTGATCATTTCGAGTCATAGGTGAGATCTGTTTATCCCAGAACGGGAGATGGCTTGCTGGATTTCTTATTTCAGCAGAAGATTAAAGACCGGGACGTATCTCTGTGTCCTCGGTGCAATGCTGTCTTTGATGCTGAGGCGGCagcaatctttgaaaaagaacgaaTGAAGAAGGAATTGGCTCATAGGGAAGAGCAGGCGCGCTAGAGGTAGCCGATTCGACGTATGGAGGGTTCTAGTTCAAAGACTCCTCAGCGTGATGTAACTGCACCTTTGAGTCAATCTCAGGCCAAAGGTGTTTAGTAGATTAGAAATTGTCAAGAATTCCACAGGCGTGATCATTTGTATCGACACAATCCTCAGTGGGGGCATCGAGCACTGTCTCGAAATCAATATGCTTTCTATCGAGGACGTGCCATGGGTTACCCAAGAGGAAGAGGTGGAAGAAGGAGTTTCACTCAAAGTAAGAATCTTCAAATAGAGACAGGTAAGGAAGCAAGCATGGGGGCAACTCCCTCTGTACATTCTCGCATTGTCTTTCCTTCTGATAGAGAGACTTATCCCAAGGAAATTCCATCACCAGCAAAGATAAAAAATGGGAAGGCAGTGGCTCAGTCCTCTGGGATTGATAAACATAAGGATGTTGATGTTAATGAGGAATACTTTGATGAGGGAGATGATGATATGGTAGGAACATTTTCGATAATTCCTACTGAGTACTTTGGAGAATGAGAAAGTAATCCAGATGAGGATTATGATCAAGAAGATGAAGATGCTTTCTCTTTTATTCGCATAGAAGATAAGCCAGGTATCTTTTCTCATCCTACTAAAAGACAAATGTCTCATCTGTGTCCCCTTTATGTTGTTGCTGTTTTGAATAGGTTCAAAATAAACAAGGTGTTGATTGATGGAAGGGCAGCGATTAGTCTTCTGCCTGAAAAGATGTTAGGAAAAGTAGGGATACATTTTGAAGAGTTAGTCCCTACAAACATTGTTATGACTAATTTTAGTAGGAACTCTACGCCAGCGAGAGGGCTAGTCACATTGACTGTAAAGATGGGGTCTTCGGAGAGACATTCTGTATTTGTGGTAGTGCCATCAAAGGCTAGTTATAATGCCTTGCTAGGGAGAGATTGGATTCATGGCATGGGTGCTGTACCATCTACAGTGCATCAGAGTGTGCTTCTACGGACTAAAGAAGGTAAACCTGAAGTTGTCAAAGCAGATTTGAGTTTATACGTCGAACAAATGCATGTCAATTTTAGGATATATAATCGTAAATTGAAGCCTTTAAATGTTAATCGATCTTTGAATCCTTACAATTGTGAAGGGTGTTATTTGACTTCGGAGGGGTTTTCGGTGAAATTGCGCTATCTGGACTTGGGTTTCGAGCCGAAAGGTTGGGATTGTctttcttgaagacctcgaaGGCTGAAGTATGGACCAGGTTGAGAAAGTTTCCGACTACCTGGTAACTttgcataattatttaaataattttcaatttttagaaaataaagatgattcttctGATAAAGTTGAATCAGATAGGATTAGTAGATTTACTAATTGTAGTGTGCTCGATTTGACACTTCTAGTCAAATTTAGTTATGATTTCCCTAATACTTGTAATGAAACTAATTATGTGAGTCGGACTACCAATTTAATAGCAGAGGCTCACTGTgtagaaaataaaagtaataatttagttaaagatCAGGTTTCTTCTATTTCTGATGATTCTATTGATTTTACCTTTGATTGTATATATGATTTGGAACCTTTGGGATTCAAAAAAGACTCAATCAAAGAGGATGATCATTATAAAGGGTTCAAATCTCAAGATCGCTTAGAAGAAATTAATTTAGGGACTCCTGATGATGTTCAAAATATGTATATTTGTAAAGATCTTGCCGATCCTTTTTGAACTGAACTCTTCAATTTGTTACATGAATTTAAAGATTATTTTGCATGGGATTATCATCAGATGCCTGGTCTCGATCGTTCATTAGTAGAACATCGATTAGCATTGAAACCCAATGCTCGACCAGTGAAGCAAACTCCGAGACGATTTGCTCCTGAAATTAATATAAAGATTAAGGAAGAAATAGAACGCTTGATCAAAGCAAAGTTTATTCGAACTGCTCGATATGTGGAGTCAGTATCGAATATCATCCTAGTAATGAAGAAAAATGGGAAATTAAGTGTATGTAtcgattttttcaatttaaataatgCTACCCCAAAGGATGAATATTTTATGCCAATTGCCGATATGTTAATCAATTCTGCAGCAGGAAATGAAATTCTTAGTTTCATGGACGGTtattctggatataaccaaattttCATTGCAGAAGATGATGTGGCTAAAATTGCCTTCCATTGTCCTGGGGCATTAGGTACATATCAGTGGGTggttatgccttttggtttgaaaaatgctGGAGCAACATATCAGTGAGCAATGAATGCCTTTTTTCATGAGTTTATCGGTAAATTTATGGATGTGTATATCGATGTGTGATGGTCAAATCGATTTCTGTAAGTCAGCATATTGACCATTTAAGAAAGGCGTTCCTTACTATGAGGAAGAAAGGATTAAAAATGAATCCCTTGAAGTGTGCTTTTGGGGTATCGGCTGGAAATTTCTTAGGTTTTGTTGTTCATAAAAAAGGGATAGCtattgataaaaataaagttGATGCCATATTAGCATCGTCTGCACCCAAATCGAAGAAAGAAGTACAATTGTTTTTGGGGAAAGTGAATTATCTTCAAAGGTTCATTTCGAATCTTTTAGATCAAATTAGAGTGTTTGCACctttagtaaaattaaaaaatgattcaCATTTTGAGTGGACCACAGCCCATCAATCGACGTTTGATTCGATTAAAACTTATTTGTCTCAAGCCCCAATTATGGCAAATGTTCGACCATCTGAACCTTTGAAATTATACATTGCAGCAATTGAAACTACTATAGGTTGTATGTTGGCCCAAGATGATGAAAATGGGGATGAACAAGCGGTTTATTATCTTAGTCGAGTTTTAACCGACATTGAAATGAAATACTCCCCGATTGAGAAATTGTGCTTATCTTTATATCATGCATGTATGAAATTAAAGTGTTACATGGTGGCTAAAACAGTGAAAGTTATAGCACAAACCGATttcataaaatatatgttgagttTCCCTATGTTAAGAGGACGGTTGGGGAAATAGATGTTAGCATTAACAGAATTTGATTTACAATATGTTTCGGCCAAGGCTGTGAAAGGATaggtcattgcagattttctTGTGGATAATTTGAAAGTTCTAAATGACCAGTGGCAGATATAGTTGATGTGGAAATCAACTATTGGAAATTGTATTTTGATGGA from Arachis hypogaea cultivar Tifrunner chromosome 10, arahy.Tifrunner.gnm2.J5K5, whole genome shotgun sequence includes:
- the LOC140175644 gene encoding uncharacterized protein; amino-acid sequence: MSHLCPLYVVAVLNRFKINKVLIDGRAAISLLPEKMLGKVGIHFEELVPTNIVMTNFSRNSTPARGLVTLTVKMGSSERHSVFVVVPSKASYNALLGRDWIHGMGAVPSTVHQSVLLRTKEGKPEVVKADLSLYVEQMHVNFRIYNRKLKPLNVNRSLNPYNCEGCYLTSEGFSVKLRYLDLGFEPKENKDDSSDKVESDRISRFTNCSVLDLTLLVKFSYDFPNTCNETNYMPGLDRSLVEHRLALKPNARPVKQTPRRFAPEINIKIKEEIERLIKAKFIRTARYVESVSNIILVMKKNGKLSVCIDFFNLNNATPKDEYFMPIADMLINSAAGNEILSFMDGYSGYNQIFIAEDDVAKIAFHCPGALGTYQWVVMPFGLKNAGATYQ